ATGATGGAGACACAGCACCAACGGCAAGACAAGCGATACGTAATGCAGGTCATATAGTAGTGACAAATCCAGATATGTTACATTCAGCCATTCTCCCTCATCATACAAAATGGGTAAAATTGTTTGAGAATCTGCAATTTATTGTTATCGATGAGTTACATACATATCGAGGAGTATTTGGTAGTCATGTTGCCAACGTATTACGCAGATTAAAACGAATTTGTAATTTTTATGGCTCAAATCCTCAATTTATTTGTACTTCAGCAACCATTGCGAATCCGAAGGAACATGCAGAACGATTACTAGAACAAAAAGTATCTTTAATTGATAAAAATGGGGCACCGGCTGGCGAAAAACATGTTGTTTTTTATAATCCTCCTGTTGTGAATCAACAATTAGGCATACGAAGAAGCAGTGTGTTAGAATCTCAAAAACTAGCAAGTTTATTATTGAAAAATGGTATTCAAACCATTGTGTTTGCTAGAAGTAGAGTACGTGTTGAAATTTTATTAACTTACTTACAGGAACAAACCAAAAATGAATTTGGTACAAAATCAATCCGTGGTTATCGTGGAGGATATTTACCAAAACAAAGAAGAGAAATTGAGCGGGGATTAAGAAATGGGGAAATTCGAGGTGTCGTTTCTACAAATGCACTGGAATTAGGGATCGATATAGGTCAGTTGCAAGCGTGTGTGCTGAACGGATATCCAGGTAGCATTGCGAGTACATGGCAGCAATCAGGCAGAGCTGGTAGAAGACAGGAAAGCTCACTTACTTTTATGGTTGCAAGCAGCAATCCATTAGACCAATATATTATTCAAAATCCTCAATTCTTCTTTGAAGCAACACCTGAGGAAGCAAGAATAGAAGCAGATAATTTATTAATTTTAATTGATCATATCAAATGTGCTGCTTATGAATTGCCGTTTGAAAAAGGAGAAACATTTGGAGGGGAGACATTATTAGAAGTACTAGAATTTTTAACTGAAGAAAAGGTACTGCATCAAGTCCGAGATCGTTGGTATTGGATGGAGCAATCGTTTCCAGCCCATAATATTTCTTTACGTTCTGCTGCTCAAGAAAACTTTATTATTATAGATATGACAGAAGGCAGCAGGGTCATTGGTGAAGTGGACCGTTTCAGCGCTCCCACTTTAATTCACGAAGAAGCGATTTATATCCATGAAGGTATACAGTTCCAGGTAGAAAAGTTGGATTTTGAGGAGAAAAAAGCATTTGTAAGGAAAGTGGATGTTGACTATTTTACAGATGCAAATTTAGCAGTCCAATTGAAAGTGCTTCAAGTAGATAAACAGAGTGAAACCAAAACACATGATCTCCAATATGGGGAAGTAACTGTTAACGCTAAAGCAACATTGTTTAAAAAAATCAAATATAAAACACATGAAAACATTGGGTCTGGTCCAATACATTTACCAGAAGAAGAGTTGCACACCAGTTCGTATTGGTTTTCATTTGCTGAAAATATTTTAGAAACTCGAAGTAAAAACGAGCTGCAGTTTGCTTTACTAGGACTTTCAAACGTATTAGTTCATATTGCACCATTATATTTAATGTGTGATCCGATGGATATTCTAGTGGTGCCACAAGTCAAAGCCATTCATACTAAATTGCCAACGATCTTCTTCTATGATCGTTACCCTGGGGGAGTAGGGTTAAGTGAACGATTATATGAAGTGCATCATGCACTGTTAAGACAAGCAAAAGATTTAATTCAAAGTTGTACTTGTTTAAGCGGATGTCCTGCTTGCGTAGGGCCAATCGAAGAGGTTGGATTAACTGGGAAAGAGTTAGCACTTGAACTTTTGAGCGTTTTGATTGAGGAAAAGGGTGCTAAATTACAATAACAGCTAAGTATTTTAATCTAATAGTGAAGCATGTTCCAATGAAATGAAATGAATTGTGGGGGGATAAGATTGAGCCAACTAAAAAACAGATTAAATAGATTGAAACAAACTCAAACTTCAGCTAGTGCTAATGATATAGAGCCCTCTTCTCATTTAAATGGAGTAGAAGAATGGAACAGGATAGGAGCAGTTACTGATACGAATGAATACGGTTCTTTTGTGAAAAGGGATATAAAGATTCCATTGCATAAAAAGGTTGGTTTCTATCCATTATCTAAATTGGTAAATTGTGCTCATGTTTTATCTCACATGCAAGCATTAGAATCAAATGTTATACACGATAAAATGTTATTTTTTGATACAGAAACAACGGGTTTAGGGATTGGTGCTGGGAACGTGCCGTTTATGCTTGGGATTGGTTATTATACAGATGATGTATTCATAGTAGAGCAATTATTTATTCGTAATCCAAGTGAAGAATTAGCGATGTTAGCTTATATAAATGAAAAGTTCCAACACTTTACTCATCTAGTCTCTTATAATGGTAAAACGTTTGACCTACCTTTACTCAAAAATAGATTCATAATTCATCGACTGGCTTTTGAAGGGGAACATTTGGAACATATAGATTTATTATATCCATCTAGAAGTTTGTGGAGAAATACTCTAACCACTTGTAAGTTAAGTCATGTGGAGCGTCAAAGATTAGGAATTCATCGTATAGATGATGTGCCAGGTTCAATGGCACCTACGTTATATTTTAAATACTTAACAGAAAAAGATCCTAACATTGTGGCGGATGTGTTTTGTCATAATGAAGTAGATATTGTGACCTTAGCTGCTCTGAGTATTTATTTTACAGCTTTATTTGAGAATACAGATTTATATAATAGTTTAGAATTGGATGAGTTATATCGCTTGTGTCTTTGGTTCAACAAAATGGAATTAACAGAACAGTTCCAGCATGTTTATGAATTGCTCGCTTCTAGAGCCAAAGAGGAAGATCCAAATTATTTTATCCCCCTAGCTATGATCTTTAAGAAACAAAAGAAAGTTGAAACATCTGTTTTTTTATGGAAAAAATTTATTGAACTGCAAGGACACCAACGAATAATAACTACTGAACCGTATATAGAGTTGGCGAAATATTATGAACATCGTATAAAGGATTTAAATCAGGCGATTTATTATACTAAAGAAGCGGAGCAAAGAGTGTATAATCGAGTTTCTCTATCAAAAAGGGATCAAAAATATACTGAAGCGTTGCAGGAAATTCAAAAACGGAAAACTCGATTGGAAAAGAAAATAATGACGAAAAAGAAACAAGCCGTTAAAGATAGTTCACAATTAAGACAAGTTGAGATGAATGTGTAACAACAAATTGATATACACATGTTTACATGAAGAAACACTCCTGCAATTAGAATGGAGTGTTTTAAAGTATTAATAAGTATTACATTATTCCGTTTTTTTACCCTCATAACATTTTCGACAGACAGAATGATATGATTCATTACCGCCAATTTGGATCTGCTCACCAGCATAAACAGGTTTGCCATCTTCGAACCGCAGTACCATCGTTGCTTTTCGGCTGCAAAAGGAACAGATCGTTTTAATTTCTTCAATTTTATCAGCATATAAGAGCATGTATTGACTACCTTCAAATAATTCATTACGGAAATCGTTTTTGAGTCCATATCCGATAACAGGAATATGAAAGTTATCGACTATTTTAGCCAATTGTAATACTTGGTCTTTTTTCAGAAATTGGACTTCATCTACTAATATACATGCAATGTTAGATTTTTCTTTTACAATATCTATCAAGTTTGTATCATTATAAATAGGAATGGCTTTTCTTTTAAATCCAATTCTTGAAGAAATGTAACCGACTTCATCTCGGTCATCTATACCAGAAGTGAAGATTAATACTTCTTTACCATGTTCCTCGTAATTGTGTGCTACTTTTAATATATCAATTGATTTTCCGCTATTCATAGAACCATATCTGAAAAAAAGCTGCGCCATTTGATTTCTCCTCTCAAGTTCATCTTACAATATCATATACCATAAGTGAGGGATCAGGGAACCCATTTACGTTAATACGATATAATGGAAAAATAAAAACACTTCTCTAATGTAAAAGAAGTGTTCATTGTAAGGTTTATCATTTAAAGAACCTCTTAGATTTGCAAGACTTTTCACATAGTCCTTCTGGAATACTAGAATTACATTTGTTTTCATCAATTGTGAAATTGTCACTTTCTGATGAGTTATTTTGGATATCTGGATTATTTCCAAGTAAACAGTTAGATCGGATTCCAAAGAAATCTATTGTGGAATCTTTTATAATAATTCCAGCTTCTCTATTGTTTTCTATACAGTTATGATCTACGATCGTTTGAATTTCATTATCAAATGATTCATTCACTTGTATTCCATTGCTTTTATTGATTTGACATATATTTTTTATAACACGATTACCAAGACCAGTTAATTCAATTCCGTTACTTTGATTTTTATTACAGACATTGCCCCAAATGATGTGAGTAATCTCGGTTGCATTAATGCCATTTAATGAATTTCCAATTGCTTTATTCAAAAACCATAAATTATCATCAGATCGAGAGAGGAATCCGTTGGCTCTATTATCTATAGCACAATTTTCGATGCAAATATGTTCATCATTGAATGAAAAACCATTCAAGATGTTATTTTTTGCCTCGTTAAATAAAAATATATTGCAATCTACAACTATAAAACCATGAACTTGATTTTTGTTTGCTTTACATTTAATAAAGTAATTAGTATCTTCACCATTAAACCCATTTCTCCCATTCATAATTGCTTCACACTGATTGAAAAAGCTTACATCTTCAGTGATCATAAATCCATCTTCAATATTATTTTTTGATTGAATTTTTTCTAATGTATTAAAATCCTCCTCTATATTTACTCCATTGACCCCAAAATTTTGTACCGTGAGATTCTCTAAAGAATTGAGGCGGCTGCTAATTGTAATCCCATCCCCTTCTATATTTGTGCCATCAAGGATTGTTTTACATCTACCTGATCCTACAATTCTAAGACGTTGTTTATTAATAGGAATGTTCACTTGCTCATGAAAAATGCCTTCATTCACGTTTATTTGAAAACCATCTTCTGCACCATTTACAGCTTGTTGAATAGATTCTCCTTTTTGGACATTTATGATATCATTTTCTTCACATAATCCTTGCGGGATACTTGTTTCACAATCATTTTCTGCAAATGTACTGTCCATTATTGATTCTTCCAACAAGATATCTGGATTATTTCCTCTTATACAGTTCGAACGGACAGCAGTTTCATCACCAGCTATATGAACGCCAGCCTCCTTGTTATTTTTTACGAAGTTTCGATCAATGACATTCTCATTGCTTCCCACCTGAATTCCAGCTTTTTTATTATTGCTTACATGATTTTTTATAATTCTTGTTACGCCATTCATTGCTAATATGCCATTTAGCACATTGTTTTTGCTGATATTGTAAAATAATGTTACTTCACTATTTATTAAAAAACCATTTTCTTTATTTTCAATTGACTTGTTAAACACATAAACATTTTCAAATGAATTAGTGGAATCACTAAAACCGTTTTTCCCATTTTTTATAGCAGTGTTGGAGAAAATATAACATTGTCCTCTTCCAAGAAGAAATCCATTTTTAGTGTTTTGTTTGGCTACACAACAAAATATTAAATTCTTACTAACATTGCTTTCTACTAATACTCCGTTAGATTTATTATTTATTAATTTACAATGCATAATAAAAGTATTACCTCTTCTTGAAATGATTCCATCTCCAACATTTCCATTTATATCGCATTCAAAAACCAAATTTCTTCTCCCGTCGTTTAGTTCAATTCCTATTTCATTGTTTATGACTTGTACCTTATGGATAATATTTTCTTGATAATTCACAAAAATACCTGTGCCTTTGAAGTTTTGCACTGTTAAATTTTCAATGGTAACTAATTGATTATTTATAGTTATGCCATTACTAACACCTAAGGTCTGCCCATCAATGATTGTTTTTCCTTTACCTGCTCCAATAATGCGAAGACCATCTATATTAATGGTAAGCGCTTCAGAGAAATCTCCTTCACCTACTCTAATAGTATCGTATGGAGCAGACACTGCTAATGCATCATTAATCGTTGGAAATTCATTAGTTGGGACTTTTCGTACGGTCATTTCGTATTATCCTTTCTAATTTTTAGTTATTGTTACATCATATGAAACCTTAAGGTAAAAGTCCTAGACAGGTGACCCTTTTTATAAAGATAGGCAATGTGGATTAGGCAATCGTTTGATTTTAATTTATATATGAGAAATAGGGCAAATGCACCAGACAAGAAGCACATATTATGCATAACTTAAAGGAAATCAATATAGGTAGGTGAGCAGAATGGATAATCTTTTTTTGAAAAATCAAATTAATCAGGCTAGACAAATGTTAAATCAACAAATGTCACGTATACAAGGAAGTAATGGGGGACAAAGTGGACAATTAAAGTTACAAAATGATCATTTTAAAAGTTTATATGAAGTAATGAATCAACAATTAAATCAAGTGAAACAGTTTCAAGGAAATGAGCAAATCAACGGTTTAATCAATCAAAATCGTGATTTGTTAGAAAAACACATGAAAAAAATGGATGAGATGTTTTCAAATATGGACTTAGAAGGGGAAAATAACTCTTTAAATGCGTTGAACAAAAAAATGAATAACTTACTGGACTCATTTCTAGAAAAAAAGAAGTAATCGTAATATATACAAGAGTTTTTTGATTAACTTGTCATAGAATAGACAACAATGTGTATAGACAGCGCTTGATTTTACTCAATTTCACGATAAAATAAAGTGAACCTTTCTTTCATTATGGAGGAGAGTGAAGGGTGATTAATAAATGTATGTTGGATGCCATGTCAGTATTAGACACGGGTTTCTAAATGCGGCTAAGACTGCAACACAACTTGGAGCAACTGCCTTCCAGTATTTCCCGAAAAACCCACGAAGCTTAAAAATAAAAAAGTTAAATGAACTAGATGCTCAAGCTTGCGATAAATGGTGTAAAGAAAAAAAACTGGTATCGATTGCACATACACCATATCCAACAAATCTAGCTGTGGATGAGAACTTAAGAAATCCGATGGTGGCATCAATTTTAAATGATTTAGAGATCGCAAATGCTTGTGGATCATTGGGGTTAGTTGTCCATTTTGGTAAATATAGTGAAAAAAACACGTTACAAGGATATAAAAATATATTACAATGTTTAAATGAAGTACTTTCTCAATGGGATGGTAAAACATTAATTTTATTAGAAAATCAAGCAGGTATGGGTACCAAAATGGGAATGACTTTTGAGGAATTGTTACAGATTCGCAATCTAGCGCACTTTTCTGAAAAAATTGGTTTTTGTTTTGACACCTGTCATGCTTACGCAAGTGGATTATGGAATGAAACGAATTGGAATGAATTTTGCCGTCATGGTGAAGAACTTGGTTTTTTTTCACATGTGAAGGCAGTACATTTAAATGACTCCAAATATCCCAGTGGTTCTTACCGTGACCGCCATGAGAATATTGGTTATGGTACTATAGGAGAAGAAAGATTCAAATTGTTTTTAAAGTCAGATTGGTTGAAAGCGATTCCGATTATATTAGAAACACCAACTTCTGAACATTTTTCATATCAACAAGAGTTGGAAATTATAAATAGATTAATTCATAAAGGGAGTTAGAAGATGATTAATGTTTATCTAGATGATTTACGACCCTGCCCTAAGGGGTTTGTATTAGCTAAAAATATTGAAGAGTGTATTGTTTTATTACAAGAAAGTGATGTGAATATATTATCCCTAGATTTTGACTTAGGTTGGAATGAACCTACGGGATACGATTTAACAAAAATGATGGTGGAAAAGAAATGCTTCGCAAAGGAAATATTTCTGCATACCTCTGATTCAAATGGTAGAATGGAAATGTATCAGTTGTTATATCAGCACAAACCAGATGATGTAGTATTGCATAATGGCCCGATGCCATATGAATTATTAGAGCAATATATGTAGAATTTGTTGAAACAGGTGAGCGGATGATTAGACTAGACCATGTTTATTTTAGAAGAGATTCTCGAGAGATATTATCAGATAT
The window above is part of the Chengkuizengella sp. SCS-71B genome. Proteins encoded here:
- a CDS encoding cyclic-phosphate processing receiver domain-containing protein, whose product is MINVYLDDLRPCPKGFVLAKNIEECIVLLQESDVNILSLDFDLGWNEPTGYDLTKMMVEKKCFAKEIFLHTSDSNGRMEMYQLLYQHKPDDVVLHNGPMPYELLEQYM
- a CDS encoding DEAD/DEAH box helicase, encoding MNRLTGKFNSLHELITEIRNMPQFKSQITHWHTIPAKEARFAKFPEQIHENLKQVFLDRGISNLYTHQAESFQEINKGNHVVTVTPTASGKTLCYNLPVLQRLLEDDSARALYMFPTKALAQDQVAEVNEIVNLLEMNIKAYTYDGDTAPTARQAIRNAGHIVVTNPDMLHSAILPHHTKWVKLFENLQFIVIDELHTYRGVFGSHVANVLRRLKRICNFYGSNPQFICTSATIANPKEHAERLLEQKVSLIDKNGAPAGEKHVVFYNPPVVNQQLGIRRSSVLESQKLASLLLKNGIQTIVFARSRVRVEILLTYLQEQTKNEFGTKSIRGYRGGYLPKQRREIERGLRNGEIRGVVSTNALELGIDIGQLQACVLNGYPGSIASTWQQSGRAGRRQESSLTFMVASSNPLDQYIIQNPQFFFEATPEEARIEADNLLILIDHIKCAAYELPFEKGETFGGETLLEVLEFLTEEKVLHQVRDRWYWMEQSFPAHNISLRSAAQENFIIIDMTEGSRVIGEVDRFSAPTLIHEEAIYIHEGIQFQVEKLDFEEKKAFVRKVDVDYFTDANLAVQLKVLQVDKQSETKTHDLQYGEVTVNAKATLFKKIKYKTHENIGSGPIHLPEEELHTSSYWFSFAENILETRSKNELQFALLGLSNVLVHIAPLYLMCDPMDILVVPQVKAIHTKLPTIFFYDRYPGGVGLSERLYEVHHALLRQAKDLIQSCTCLSGCPACVGPIEEVGLTGKELALELLSVLIEEKGAKLQ
- a CDS encoding ribonuclease H-like domain-containing protein, giving the protein MSQLKNRLNRLKQTQTSASANDIEPSSHLNGVEEWNRIGAVTDTNEYGSFVKRDIKIPLHKKVGFYPLSKLVNCAHVLSHMQALESNVIHDKMLFFDTETTGLGIGAGNVPFMLGIGYYTDDVFIVEQLFIRNPSEELAMLAYINEKFQHFTHLVSYNGKTFDLPLLKNRFIIHRLAFEGEHLEHIDLLYPSRSLWRNTLTTCKLSHVERQRLGIHRIDDVPGSMAPTLYFKYLTEKDPNIVADVFCHNEVDIVTLAALSIYFTALFENTDLYNSLELDELYRLCLWFNKMELTEQFQHVYELLASRAKEEDPNYFIPLAMIFKKQKKVETSVFLWKKFIELQGHQRIITTEPYIELAKYYEHRIKDLNQAIYYTKEAEQRVYNRVSLSKRDQKYTEALQEIQKRKTRLEKKIMTKKKQAVKDSSQLRQVEMNV
- a CDS encoding thymidine kinase, whose product is MAQLFFRYGSMNSGKSIDILKVAHNYEEHGKEVLIFTSGIDDRDEVGYISSRIGFKRKAIPIYNDTNLIDIVKEKSNIACILVDEVQFLKKDQVLQLAKIVDNFHIPVIGYGLKNDFRNELFEGSQYMLLYADKIEEIKTICSFCSRKATMVLRFEDGKPVYAGEQIQIGGNESYHSVCRKCYEGKKTE
- a CDS encoding deoxyribonuclease IV, with amino-acid sequence MYVGCHVSIRHGFLNAAKTATQLGATAFQYFPKNPRSLKIKKLNELDAQACDKWCKEKKLVSIAHTPYPTNLAVDENLRNPMVASILNDLEIANACGSLGLVVHFGKYSEKNTLQGYKNILQCLNEVLSQWDGKTLILLENQAGMGTKMGMTFEELLQIRNLAHFSEKIGFCFDTCHAYASGLWNETNWNEFCRHGEELGFFSHVKAVHLNDSKYPSGSYRDRHENIGYGTIGEERFKLFLKSDWLKAIPIILETPTSEHFSYQQELEIINRLIHKGS
- a CDS encoding right-handed parallel beta-helix repeat-containing protein, whose translation is MTVRKVPTNEFPTINDALAVSAPYDTIRVGEGDFSEALTINIDGLRIIGAGKGKTIIDGQTLGVSNGITINNQLVTIENLTVQNFKGTGIFVNYQENIIHKVQVINNEIGIELNDGRRNLVFECDINGNVGDGIISRRGNTFIMHCKLINNKSNGVLVESNVSKNLIFCCVAKQNTKNGFLLGRGQCYIFSNTAIKNGKNGFSDSTNSFENVYVFNKSIENKENGFLINSEVTLFYNISKNNVLNGILAMNGVTRIIKNHVSNNKKAGIQVGSNENVIDRNFVKNNKEAGVHIAGDETAVRSNCIRGNNPDILLEESIMDSTFAENDCETSIPQGLCEENDIINVQKGESIQQAVNGAEDGFQINVNEGIFHEQVNIPINKQRLRIVGSGRCKTILDGTNIEGDGITISSRLNSLENLTVQNFGVNGVNIEEDFNTLEKIQSKNNIEDGFMITEDVSFFNQCEAIMNGRNGFNGEDTNYFIKCKANKNQVHGFIVVDCNIFLFNEAKNNILNGFSFNDEHICIENCAIDNRANGFLSRSDDNLWFLNKAIGNSLNGINATEITHIIWGNVCNKNQSNGIELTGLGNRVIKNICQINKSNGIQVNESFDNEIQTIVDHNCIENNREAGIIIKDSTIDFFGIRSNCLLGNNPDIQNNSSESDNFTIDENKCNSSIPEGLCEKSCKSKRFFK